The stretch of DNA TGGTCCTTCCACTTACCATCCCTCTAAAATCCAACCGAAACACCAACCGTCCCCAGTAATGCCGCACGATCCGCCGGACCAACAAACTCGGTACCGAGCCCACCGTCGAGCACCACACGCGAGGTCAATTGATGCCGGATACCAATTTCGACGCCGGTGTGGTTCTGTTGCCCGCGCAGGTCCGATTGGCGGCTATACACGCTGGCGATTAGCGTGTCACGAAAACTTGTGGGGTACCCCAACGGATAACTGACGGCGGCGACGGCGCGATAGGCGCCGGGCCGCTCCTGCCCTTGCGGCGAGCCAATCACGGTATACCCGGCATTGAGATGCACTCGGAACCGCCCGAATGAACGGGTCAGAATGCCGGTGAGCTGCGTATCGACGCCCTTGGAATTCACGCCGGTAGGCAGATCCGCTTCGACCCGGACGGCAAACGCCGGCAGATTCAACGTTTCGGTATTAAAGTTGTACAGTACCCCCAGATGCAGATCGCCGGACTTATTCGCGCCCACCAGCGAACGCGGATCGGTAAACAGATCGCCTTGGATTTCGATCTGCGTATTGGCGAACGCACCGTAGATGATCTGCGGCTGAAACGTGACGCTCGTGCGCCCCTCTCGCCGATCATTGAAGCGCACGCCGCCCTCCAAACCGATCTCACCCTTGGGTATGGCATAGGCATCCTCCATCCCGATCGGACGGTTGGGATCGAGATTGTCATGATCCAAGGCGAACAGCGGCGCGGCCGTCCACATCAGCACGGCGCCGAGCAGGCACGCAACGACTTGCCTCCGTCCCAGTTTCAATGGTGATGCTCCTGCCCCTGCACAATCATCGGATTGGTCGCATCCGCACTGGCCAGATAGTAACTATCTACCAACCGATAAATTTCAGCCCGCTTCGCCTCCCAAGTCGGAAGCCGCTCACTGGTGAGGATATCGCTGATGTTGTCGTGCAGCATGTGCAGGTTGTCGAAGATGTTGGCTAATTCAGGATAACGCGCGGCAAACTGCGGGCTGAGTTCCGCCGTGAGCGGCATGAACGTCCACTCCACCGGCGGCTGCTCGAGATACCGCCGGTAGGTCGCAAGGATCGGCCGGATCGCTTGTGCCTTCTCGGCAAGGTCGCGCGCGGCCTGCAACGGGTCGTACACGGCCACCTGCAGATAGTGGTACGCCCAAATCGTCGCGTTGAACAGCGGGAAGCGTGTCCTGAACGCCTTGGAATAGGGAAATTGATCCAGCCGATGATGATCCAATCGCTTCGACGTGATCGCGTACGCGCTGTCCTTATAGTAGGCCAACACATTGCGGACGGCCTGATCCTTGTCCGGCTCATCCGACACCACAATGTCGTAGGTAGCCCGGTGCAAGGCATGCGCTTCGTCGAACGTGTTCTGCGCGCGCCAAGCCAGCTTCATATACGTCGGAGCAATCGCCTCCTCATTCGGATTCAGCCGAGGTTTGGTCGCAATAAACGCGAGCGTCTGCTTACGCGCCTGCTCCTCAATGGCCGGCACGTCCTGCCCCCCCGTCAGCAACAAATTCTCGTAGAGATTGGAATGGCCAAAGTCCACGCCGTTGAACTCACTGTCGAGTTCGGCCAGATCTTCCCGCATCGAAAAATTCCACAGCGCGCGGTAATAGAAGCGCTTGTCACGCGGCTCGAACTGGCTGCACCCCGCCAGCGCGAAGGCGATCGTGGCCAAGGTTACCAACGCCAGCATGTGCCTATATTTGCCAATCGTCATACTGAATCGCTCCACAATCACCTTGATCAACACCCTAGCAAGACTCTTCAACCATGTCGGCTCCGTCGCGAGACGAGCCCGCCTGGCTGCCCCTCATCAGCAGCCAGGCAAGTCACAGCAGCGGATCGGACAGACCGGTATCCATCGCGCCGGGAACCATCACCATGATCGTATTATCTACCAATTCTATGGTCGTCATGGAGAGAGTATCGGACGCCAAGACCAACCCCAACGCCGATTGGTGGTGGCTCATGAGAGTTCTCCTTGTGAGTGATAAACGATACCGTTCACCACTACAGACGGAACCGGGCGGCAATTATTACAGACCGCGTGTGACTCGCCTTCGAAATCGATACGCCGGCGTCATTCGGCCTAGGCCGGTCGAACGTTAGGGAGCAGTCTTTCATGCAACCCTTACTACCCCTCGACGATCATATCCAACATGCGTACCGCAGAGAAACCGTCAGGGCTGTACGACCACATTCAGCGCGGACGTTCCCACTCCCCGGGACATTCTCGCCCGAATGAGCCTCCGTCCTGCCCCCTCAGTCCAAATGATTATACGTGTATTTCCGATTCACTCCTGCCGCTCATGCTGTCCGATTCTGCGACAGCGGCGGAAAAAGTCTTGATCTGCACCGTAGAGACATGCTTGACTGAAATTCATTCGTTTTTCGTCTTCCTTGATGGAGGGGTTGCATGCCGCATGGAAGTCTTCGCATTCTCGTGACTCTAGTCCTGCTCCTCACCTCGCTCTCCGCACAAGCTACTGATACGGCTCCCGATACAAGCCTGAGCCCCTTAAAGTTTCTCGTCGGAGAATGGAAAGGCGCCGACGCCGAAGGCAAGGCCCACAAGATCACCTTTGCGCTCAGTTCAGGCGGCACCAGCCTGACCGAAACACTCACGCCGCCGGATAGCCCGCCCATGACGACCATGTACTACAGCGACGGTGATCAGCTGATGCTGACACATTATTGCTCCCTCAATAACCAACCGCGCATGCGCGCGGGTGCAGTCAAAGAGGGAGATAAAACCATCACCTTTGCCTTCGTGGATGCCACGAATTTGAAGAACCCGACCGATGTGCACATGCGCCAATTGGCGATCGAGGTCAAAGACCATGACCACTTCATCCAAACCTGGACCTTAAGCAAGGCCGGCAAGGACGTGCCGAAAGTGTTTACCTTTGAGCGTATAAAGTAATCTGCGTCTCCACGTTGTTTAACAAGGAGTCCTTCCGATGCCGTCACAAACACCAGAGGCTGTGATCGAGGCTCAACGTCAGGACTGGAATCGCGTTGCCGCCGGATGGGATAAATGGGATCAGTTTTTCAACCGCACCATGGCCTTCCTCAACCACCGGCTGGTGGCCGATGCGCGGGTGCGGCCGGGCCTTCGCGTGCTGGATCTTGGATCGGGCACCGGCTATCCGGCCCTCCTGGCCGGCGAAATCGTGGGATCGGAGGGCGCCGTGGTCGGGATCGACCTCGCCGAATCCATGCTGGCCGTCGCGACGCGCAAAGCCAATGCGCTCGGCTTCCAGCACGTGACGTTTCGTACCGGGGACGTGACATCACTGCCCTTTGAGACCGCCTCGATCGACTCGGTGATCAGCCGATTCTGCTTGATGTTCCTGCCGGACATTCCCAAGGCCGCCGCGGAAATCGCTCGCGTGTTGAAACCGGGAGGCTATGTCGCGGCCGCCGTCTGGTCTGCACCGGAGAGGAATCCGTTCATTCGCATCCCAATGGATGTGATCAAGACCATTACGCCTCTACCGCCGCCCGACCCCGAGGCGCCCGGCATCTTCCGGCTGGCAAAACCTGGCGACCTGGCCGGCATGTTCGAACGCGCCGGCCTCAGACCATTGGACGACGAAGAATTTACGGCCGAGGTGACCTATGCCACGGCAGAGGAATTTTTTCGCGGCTTGATGGACATCGCCGCCCCGATTCAAAACCTGTTCGCGAAATTGACGACGGATCAACAGGCCCTGGCGGAGCAAGGCATCATCAAAGCCGTGAATGAATATCGCCGGCCTCAAGGAGTCTCGTTGCCGATTGCGGTGAGGATCGTGAGCGCGCGCAAGCCGCAGTAGCGGCAGCACTTGCACATACAACGCCCGCCGACTCTGACGAGCCGGCGGGTGTATACGAAGCTACGCTTGTCTGTTGCCTTCTCATGTCACTCCTTCATCTTCCCTTCGGCCCGTTCGCCCGCGCCATCTCGACGAAGACGGCACTAGCAAATCCCCTGACCGTACGTTGAGAAAGCTCCTGATCTTATGACACGCGTTCTCACGTCGATTCATCCTCCACATTCCGCCCACATGTCTCCCCAGATTATAGTGCTTGACGCGATGGACGATTGCGCTTAGCGTGAAGAGGTGCCCGATGAAGCTCCGCTGACTGTCCTATCCTCGCGCTTCCCGTTTCTTCGCACGCGTGACTGATTCCCCAGTCTCCGCCGCTCCTTGTACCAGAGTCTCTCTGAGGTGCTTCCTGTCCGATTCATTGGCCCGCTCATGGAGCGCAGCCAGGATGTGCGAGGCCCCAGGGGATTGTTCGACTCACGCCGATGCCTCCCTAGAAAGGAGTGCACAATGCTGTACTACGCGCTGATGTTCTTAGTGGTCGGATTGATTGCCAACGCCCTGAACGTGTTGGGTGTAGCCGCAGTCGCCGTCCAAATATCCTGGATCTTGTTTGTAATCGGGGCCGTGTTGCTGGTGGTGCATCTGGTGTCGGGACGGACTCCGCGCACCACCTGACAACGATCCAGGCTGTCTGAGCCCTTTACCCAATGAGGACCCGACAGTCACATCCAGACGAGGTTGCATGGCCGACACACGATGTGTCGGCAACGTGCAGGAACGGTACGGCGAGAAGAAGGCCGAGCTGATGCAGTGGGTTTCCCACTGGCATGGGCAGGCGAAGCCGGACGCCGAGGGAACGAAGGTTCCCTGAATCGACACCATCGGCGAAACATATTTCGCCGCACATTTTCACTGTTCGCGTAAGGAGACTTGATGACCACACGCACTGTACTGACCCTCTGCGCAACCTTGGTTCTTGGCGGGGCGATGATCACCGGATCGGCGCATGCCATCGGCAAGGCCGACGAGAAGACGCCCATGAATGATGCCTGGATCACGGCGAAGACCAAGATCGCGCTGTTTGCCGATTCCCGGGTGAAGGGAAGCGAGATCAACGTGGAGACCGCCCAGGGCGGAGTCATGATCCGGGGCAAGATCGATTCGGATGCGGCCAAACAGGCGGCGGAAGGGATTGCGAAAGGGGTCGACGGGGTCAAAACCGTGAAGAACGATCTACAGGTCGTGGCCCCCTCCAAACGTGAGGCGACGGACGACAAGGATGACGCCATCACCGCCCGCGTCCATGAGCATATGGAGAAAGACGCACACCTGAAGAAAGCCGGCATTCATGCGCAGACGAACGCAGGCGTTGTCTCGCTCAGCGGCGAAGTTCAGGACCTGACGACCAGCGCCGAAGCCTCTTCGTCGGCCTGGCAAGTGCCCGGCGTGAAGGCTGTGAAAAACGACCTCACGGTGAAGGAAAAGGCCTAACCCTTTTCTTCCTCACACAGGCCCGCTCTTCGTCCGTCGAGATCCGACAGACGGGTCTCGGCGGACGGCAGAGCCTCTGTTAGTTGCAGCCATAACACATGCTAGTCAACAAGGAGAGACACCATGATGGATACGAATGTGAGTCGACCCACTCCGCAGCGAATTGGCACAGCCCACACCAGCCCGAGCCATGAAAAACCCGCACAGGCGGGGCAGGCCGCAAAGGGAACTGCTGCGATCGCCCAACGTGCCTACGAACTGTATGAAAAACGGGGACGGAAAGACGGGCAAGCCCTGGAAGACTGGTTGAGCGCAGAACGTCAGCTGGCTGCCGCAGCGGGCCACTAATCGCACCGATTTCGAGTCGCCAGCCCGTCATTTTGGCTATACGAGGAGATGACGCCATGAGCACACTGATACGTTGGGATCCGTTTCGAGTTCAGTGGAATCCCTTGAAAGAGCGGGACGAATTGGAAAGCCGATTGTCGACCCTTCTGGGACATCGAGCATCGACCGGGAATGGGGGAAGAGAAGCCTTGACGGTTGCCGAGTGGTCACCGTTGGTGGACATCGTGGAAGACGAGAATGAATACCGGATCAAGGCGGAGTTACCGGCCATGAAAAAAGCAGACGTACGACTCACCGTGGATAACGGGGTGCTGACCATTTCCGGCGAACGGAAATATGAGCAGGAAGAGAAACAGGAGAAGCATCACCGGATCGAACGCGCCTATGGGAGTTTTCTCCGCAGTTTCTCACTCCCGGAGGATGCGGACGGGAGCAAGGTCAGAGCCGATTACAAAGACGGGGTGCTCCACGTGCATCTCCCGAAATCCGAGAAAGCGAAGCCGAAATCGATCGAGATTAAGGTGTCCTAGGAGCCCCCTGAATTGCGTGCGCCTCGTGGAGATATGCTCAGACCTTGTCGTGGAGCATCCACGGGGCGCTTGGATTCACGTGCGACGAGGACTGCTGCAGCACAGAGACCGTACATCCTGATTTCGCCCGAAATCCCCCCACACGTCCGACGACTCGCACGGCTCCGTGTATGACATACAGTTCACAGCCCCCATACCGACCTCCATACTCCGGCAGTTGAAATAATTCAATCATCGGTGCAGAGTGCGCCAATCAAAACAGCCGACATGAGCAGCGGTCCACCCAATCAGTCCCGACACATGCGCCACGACGGCTTCAAAGATTTCGTGCTGGATCAACTCGGTGAGATGCCTGAGCTCACAGGGAAAGCCATGTTCGGCGGCTTTGGCCTCTACCAGCGGGGCATTTTCTTCGGCATCATTCATAAGGGCCGGCTGTTTTTCAAAACCAACGACCTGACGCAACCGCTCTATCGTGCGCATGGCATGCACCCCTTCCGTCCGGGTGCCAAACAAACGCTCCGGCAGTATTACGAAGTGCCGGTAGATATTCTGGAGGACCCGCAGGAACTGGCCGCCTGGGCTCGCAGCGCCGTGACCTTACCCACCGCGCAGCTGCCCCTCCCCTACACCGGCCTGGCCTATGGGTACGACCCATCGGTTCTGCGCGATGGATGACCACACTGCCGACCGCCTCACACTCTGGACCATCGGCCACTCGACCCGTTCGAGCGATGAGTTCCTGGCGCTGCTCCAAGAACATGCCATCCGCCGCCTGATCGACATCCGCCGTTATGCCGGCTCGCGGCGCTACCCCCACTTCCACTCGGACGCACTGAACAACACGCTGACCAATGCAGGACTGGAATACCACCAGTTGGTGGAATTGGGCGGCCGACGAACGGCACGCCCGGACTCCCCGAACCGCGGCTGGAAGAACGCCGGCTTTCGCGGCTACGCAGATTACATGAGCACGGAGGCTTTTCAGCAAGCTCTGCACACACTCATGACCGATGCCGCCGCCTCACGAACGGCCATCATGTGCGCCGAAGCAGTTCCCTGGCGCTGCCATCGAACATTGGTGGCCGATGCCCTCGTGATTCACGGCTGGCAGGTCGTCCACATCCTAGGACCTGGCCAAATCAAGCGGCACGAGCTGACGACCTTCGCCAGGGTCGAGGGCGACCTGATTGTCTATCCTGCTCCGG from Nitrospira sp. encodes:
- a CDS encoding methyltransferase domain-containing protein translates to MPSQTPEAVIEAQRQDWNRVAAGWDKWDQFFNRTMAFLNHRLVADARVRPGLRVLDLGSGTGYPALLAGEIVGSEGAVVGIDLAESMLAVATRKANALGFQHVTFRTGDVTSLPFETASIDSVISRFCLMFLPDIPKAAAEIARVLKPGGYVAAAVWSAPERNPFIRIPMDVIKTITPLPPPDPEAPGIFRLAKPGDLAGMFERAGLRPLDDEEFTAEVTYATAEEFFRGLMDIAAPIQNLFAKLTTDQQALAEQGIIKAVNEYRRPQGVSLPIAVRIVSARKPQ
- a CDS encoding DUF2934 domain-containing protein; the protein is MMDTNVSRPTPQRIGTAHTSPSHEKPAQAGQAAKGTAAIAQRAYELYEKRGRKDGQALEDWLSAERQLAAAAGH
- a CDS encoding BON domain-containing protein, whose translation is MTTRTVLTLCATLVLGGAMITGSAHAIGKADEKTPMNDAWITAKTKIALFADSRVKGSEINVETAQGGVMIRGKIDSDAAKQAAEGIAKGVDGVKTVKNDLQVVAPSKREATDDKDDAITARVHEHMEKDAHLKKAGIHAQTNAGVVSLSGEVQDLTTSAEASSSAWQVPGVKAVKNDLTVKEKA
- a CDS encoding DUF4396 domain-containing protein, with translation MSHHQSALGLVLASDTLSMTTIELVDNTIMVMVPGAMDTGLSDPLL
- a CDS encoding Hsp20/alpha crystallin family protein — its product is MSTLIRWDPFRVQWNPLKERDELESRLSTLLGHRASTGNGGREALTVAEWSPLVDIVEDENEYRIKAELPAMKKADVRLTVDNGVLTISGERKYEQEEKQEKHHRIERAYGSFLRSFSLPEDADGSKVRADYKDGVLHVHLPKSEKAKPKSIEIKVS
- a CDS encoding TfoX/Sxy family protein — translated: MSSGPPNQSRHMRHDGFKDFVLDQLGEMPELTGKAMFGGFGLYQRGIFFGIIHKGRLFFKTNDLTQPLYRAHGMHPFRPGAKQTLRQYYEVPVDILEDPQELAAWARSAVTLPTAQLPLPYTGLAYGYDPSVLRDG
- a CDS encoding DUF1328 domain-containing protein codes for the protein MLYYALMFLVVGLIANALNVLGVAAVAVQISWILFVIGAVLLVVHLVSGRTPRTT
- a CDS encoding transporter, whose product is MKLGRRQVVACLLGAVLMWTAAPLFALDHDNLDPNRPIGMEDAYAIPKGEIGLEGGVRFNDRREGRTSVTFQPQIIYGAFANTQIEIQGDLFTDPRSLVGANKSGDLHLGVLYNFNTETLNLPAFAVRVEADLPTGVNSKGVDTQLTGILTRSFGRFRVHLNAGYTVIGSPQGQERPGAYRAVAAVSYPLGYPTSFRDTLIASVYSRQSDLRGQQNHTGVEIGIRHQLTSRVVLDGGLGTEFVGPADRAALLGTVGVSVGF
- a CDS encoding DUF488 domain-containing protein, whose translation is MDDHTADRLTLWTIGHSTRSSDEFLALLQEHAIRRLIDIRRYAGSRRYPHFHSDALNNTLTNAGLEYHQLVELGGRRTARPDSPNRGWKNAGFRGYADYMSTEAFQQALHTLMTDAAASRTAIMCAEAVPWRCHRTLVADALVIHGWQVVHILGPGQIKRHELTTFARVEGDLIVYPAPAGEEAPPRLF